The DNA segment GCTCAGGCCCCGGACGCGAGTACGCCGGGGCCTGAGCGGAGTTGACCGGATCAGGTGGGTTAGTGGGGGTTGTCGTCCCCGGCGTCGCAGGAGCACTCCGCGCTCTCCACGATCGCTTCGAGGTCCTGGACGGCGGTGATCGATGCGGTCGCGACGGTCGGGGCGGCGCGGCGGGCCGAGGCGGGCGGGCCGGGGAGGATGGTCACCGGTACGGGCGGGGTCATGAGGGTTCTCCTTGTCTCCGTGCTGGCAGTAGCTGTGCAGCGGCGCCTTCGCCTCCTGGTAGTGCTTGGCCAGGGGGCGGCAGACCCGGCATGTGCCGGACAGGGCGCAGCCCTCGCACCCTCCGGTGCGAAGCATGAGGCGGTCGGCGATCGTGCCGAGCCGGGTGAGGCCGTTGATGCCCTCGGCCATGAGGTCGATCTGGTCGTCGCAGCCGACCTTGCAGATCGAGACCTTGGCGTGCGGGTCGGCGTGGAAGAAGGTGTGTCCCGCGTTGCATCCGGCGAACGGCTTGCGCTGGCGCAGGTGTGCGGCGGACTGGGCGAGGAGCGATTCTCCGCCGCCGTAGATCGTGGGCATCATGTTCGTGTACGCGTGGTTCTCGACGTTCCACTCGCCGGCGAGGGCGGCCATCTCGTCGGCCTCGGAGGCGTGTCCTCGGTCACCACCACGTTGATCCGGGTGAGCGTGTCGAAGGGCTCCTCACTCGCCCCGTACATGCTGACCACCAGCCGGTAAGGTGGGCAGTTTTGAAAGAGCTTGAGGAGGTCCGGCCGCCAGAGCAGCGAGCCGTTGGTGGAGATGGTGAGCATCATCCCGGCCTGCCAGGCGTACCGGTAGGCGCCCTGGAAGTGGGGGTCCGTGGGTTCGCCGCCGGTGATCTGGAGCCAGAGGACGCCGGCCTCGCGCATGATGTCGAGCAGCCACACCTTGTCCTGCCAGCCGAGGCCGGAGAAGGGGCGCTCGCCGAGGTAGCAGTGCTTGCAGCCGAAGTTGCAGCCGAGGTTGATCTCCCAGGAGGCCCGGCAGTAGCGATACAAGGACGGCTCGCGCACCAGCACGGTGCCCTGCGCGGGGCAACCGCCCAGGTCCAGGCCCCACATGCCGGTGGCGGTCTGCACCGCCCAGGCGGGGAGGAGCGACTCACCGTCGGCGGCGGGCCTGGCGCAGGCCCTCGTAATGGTCGGCGGAGATGTGGGCGCCGGCCCTTGCACCGGGTTTGAGAAGAAGGTGTCCGTCGAGGAACGGGGAGGCGATCAGAGCGTGGGCCATCGGTGGCCTTCCTTCCGGATCACGGAGCGGGACAGCGAACGGGACTCCTGCCGGCCGGCGCGGCAGTGGATCTCTCCCAAGCCGTTGCAGGTGCCGCAGGTCTTGCCGGACGAGTTGGCGCCGCTGCCACCGCATTCCCCGCACTGTTCGTTGCGAGGCGAGCGAGGGCGCCGGGTCTTGCGCAGGCTCGCGATCAGCTGGTGTACGAGACCCCCTCCAGGGCGTCTTCCCAGGTGTGCTGTGTGGTGTGGTCGGCGAACAGACAGCAGCCCTCACCATCAGGACCCGGGGCGGCCACCGGGCAGTCCGGCAGTACGACGAGTTCCGCCTCGTCCGTCCCGTGCCAGCGGAGCCACAGTGCGGTCCCGTACGCGCCGGCGTCGGTGAGGAGACCGAAGTGCTCACCTTCGTCGTGCGCGGACAGCTGGCACTGCACGGACCTGTCGACGTGCGGGGCGGCCGACTTCTCCCGCGCTTCCCGTGCCAGATCGAGGGGCACCCGGCGCCAGTGCACGCACCGCATCACGACACCATCCGGAGGGACGCGACGGCGTTCCGGGCCTGCTGCGAGCACCGGGGGGGGCAGAAGCACGGCGGGTAGCGGCCCAGGCTCTCCGGGGCCACCGGGTCCTCGCCCACGCGTACCTCCGTGAGAGGCCCCCACGTCTGGCCGGAGTCACGGGAGACCCCGCAACGTCATCCGCACGTCGTCCTGTCCGTTCACCATGGCCAGGAGCATCGCGATCCGCAGGCCCGGCCAGAAAGGCCAGGCGGATTACCCAACTTGGGTAACATCGCCCTCGGTTGACCAAGTGCAGCGATCCGTAGTCCTCATGCCGGAGCGTGCCCGATGCCCGAGCCATCTCGCTCGAAGGAACTCCCGGTCAGCCTGCTCACGGACGCAGTGATGATCGAGGCATGCCAGGCCAGAGACTTCGGCCGCATCTTTCAGCTAGTCAAGACACGGGCAGGCATCTATCCGTCGATGATCGCGCGCCGCTGCGACCTGACCCCGAGCCGCGTGGGCGAGGTGATCGCCGGACGGCGGCAGCTGCTGCACATGGACGTGATCGAACGGATCTCGGACGGACTGCGCATCCCCGGGCACATGCTCGGTCTTGCCCGCCGTTCCTGGAGACACCGCCCAGCCTGACGGTCATGCCCCGCCAACCGGCCGAAGTACCGGCCTCAACCGTCGAACCGCTGGTCGCCGGACTATCGGGGGCAGACGTCGACAGCATCCTCGCCCTGGCGGCCGAGCGGGATCTCAGCGCCTCGACACCGGAGGCGCTGCATTCGTCGATCGCGGACTACTGGCGCCGGGACGACGAGCACGGCGGCGAGACCTTACGGCCGGCGGTCGTCGGGCAGCTCCGCTACGTCGCCGACCACCTCAAGCAACAGCGCCCGGCTCCTCTGCGGAACGGTCTGCACAGCGTCGCGGCCGAGTTGGCCCGGCTCACCGGGTGGACCTACTTCGACGCGCGCCAGCACCACCAGGCACGCGCCTACTTCACCGAGTCCCTCGGTCTGGCCAAGGCCATCGACGACCGCCAGTTCATGGCCAACGTCCTCGCCTGCATGAGCCTCCAGGCCACCTACCAGGACAAGCCGGGCGGCGCCCTCGCGCTCGTCACGGCCGCCCAGGACCAGACCCGAGCGGCGGCGGGGACGACACCGCGCGTGCTGGCCATGCTCGCGATGCGCGAAGCCTTCGCCCACGCCACCCTCGGCAACCACGGCGCGACCCACACCGCGATCTCTGAAGCCCACACCCAGTTCGGACGGATCGGCACCGGTGATCCGGACCCGGCCTGAGTCGCCTACTTCGACGAGACGAAGCTGATCGCGGACACCGGCATCGCGCACGGCCACCTGGGCGAAGCCGCCCTCGCCGAACCCCTCATCGCGGACGCGCTACGCCGCGAGCACGCATCGAATCACCGGGGCCGCGCCTTCCACGCCTTCTGGCTCGCCCTCACCCAGCTCCAGCGCGGCAAACTCGATGAGGCGTGCCACACGGCCATGGACGCCCTGGCCCCGGCGGCGGCCGTCAGCTCGCGACGAGTCGCCGGCCACCTTCGGGAGTTCTACGAGGAGCTGGAGCCCTTCCGCCGGGAACCGGCCGCGGTGACGCTCGAGTTCCGGCTCCGGGAAGTGCTGCCCCGTCAGGTCAGCGGATCGCTTCGTCCATGAGGACGTGGAGCAGTCCGACCGGGGAGCCGCTGCTGACGATCTCGCGGCGGTCGATCATGCCCCGGACGTCGGCCAGCGGGATCCACTTGATCCGGTCCGACTCGTTCTTCTCGGTCGGCGGACCCTCGTACGTCGCCCCGTCGGCCCGGAAGACGTGGTGCTGGGAGTCGGTGATGCCGTTGGCCGGCTCGGCGTAGATCAGCGGCTTGATCGGGCCGGGCCGCCAGCCGGTCTCCTCCAGCACCTCACGGGCCGCTGCATCAGTAGGCGTCTCGCCCTCCTCGACCAGCCCCATGGGCAGCTCCCGCGCCCAGGCATCCGTGATGAAGCGGTGCCGCCACATCATGAGCACCTCGCGCCGCTCGTTGACAACGGCGGCCACGGCCAGGTGCCGGAGCTTGACGACGTGGTGCTCCCAGCGGTTCCCGTCCGGCGTCTCGACGTCGGTGAGCCACAGGTTTACCCAGCTGTTCTCGTAGATCGGACGTTCCCCATGGATCTTCCACTGCATTACTCCGGCCCTTCTCGATCGGCCTCCAGCATCGCAGAGCGAGCCCTGAGTTCCACCGGGGCTGGAGAAATTTATGTCAGAGTGACGAATATTCGGGCAGCGGCCCCATGACATTGCCCAGCGCTCAGGTCCATGCGCCGTGCCCCTCGTCTTCGCGGTGGATCTCCTGATGGCGGACGAGCAGCAGGCCAGCCGGACGCGGGGCGTTCCGCACGCCTCCAGGCGACCACCGTCAGTGCTTCCCGTGAGTCCATAGACAGCACCTCCTCTAATCGAAGCCGTCACTGCGGCCCCTACGTCTTGAAACCGAAGGCAGAAGAGGTTTTCTGCTACGGAATTTCAGGCAATGACTCCGGCTCCCTGTCCCACTGAGGGAGGTGGCGGCGATCTTGGGGAGTCGGGGCTGAGGAAACAACGGACCCCGACGACAGGACGTTGGTCCGGGAGATCAGGCCGATAAGGAGGAGCCGGAAACTGCCGAGGGGGTTGCCACGCTGACAGCGTTGCTCGCCCATGCCCTCAATCCATCAGGTTCGGTCGATGGCACCAGAGGTTGTGCCGAGCGGGCAGCTTCGACGAAGGGTGCGCGCAGGGAAGCGAACCGTTCCATGAGCGGATCGCGGACAGGGCCACCGATCATCCGGGACCAGGCAGCCGGCACGCGGTCGACGACTGCAAGAACACGGACCACATCACTCTCGGTCATGCACTGGCTCTCATGGAGGCAGTACTCCAGGAGGCCCCGGTCTCTCCACCGTTCCTCGTCCTCCCGTCCGGGCCACTCCAAGAGGAACTCCCACGCGACGAACGCTGCGCCGTGATGATCGTTGTCG comes from the Streptomyces sp. NBC_00525 genome and includes:
- a CDS encoding NUDIX hydrolase, which produces MQWKIHGERPIYENSWVNLWLTDVETPDGNRWEHHVVKLRHLAVAAVVNERREVLMMWRHRFITDAWARELPMGLVEEGETPTDAAAREVLEETGWRPGPIKPLIYAEPANGITDSQHHVFRADGATYEGPPTEKNESDRIKWIPLADVRGMIDRREIVSSGSPVGLLHVLMDEAIR
- a CDS encoding radical SAM protein, which codes for MQTATGMWGLDLGGCPAQGTVLVREPSLYRYCRASWEINLGCNFGCKHCYLGERPFSGLGWQDKVWLLDIMREAGVLWLQITGGEPTDPHFQGAYRYAWQAGMMLTISTNGSLLWRPDLLKLFQNCPPYRLVVSMYGASEEPFDTLTRINVVVTEDTPPRPTRWPPSPASGTSRTTRTRT